Below is a window of Actinomycetes bacterium DNA.
TCAAGAACATCGTCAAGAAGTATGGCGACGGGTTCCCTGCGGTCAACGACGTCTCCCTCGACATCGCCGACGGCGAGTTCATGATCCTGGTGGGCCCATCGGGGTGCGGCAAGTCCACCCTGCTCCGAATGGTGGTCGGTCTGGAGGACATTACCTCCGGCGACGTGCTGATCGACGGCAAGCGGGTCAACGACCTCGCGCCCAGGGACCGTCACCTGTCCATGGTCTTCCAGAACTACGCGCTGTATCCGCACCTGACCGTGTTCGAGAACATCGCCTTCCCGCTGCGGCTGGCCAAGGGGGAGCACTCCGAGGAGGAGATCCGCGAGAAGGTCAACACCGCCTCGGCCATGCTCGAGCTGGACGAGCACCTAGAGAGGAAGCCCGCCAATCTCTCCGGCGGTCAGCGTCAGCGGGTGGCGATGGGGCGGGCGATCGTCCGCGCGGCCGACGGGTTCCTGTTCGACGAGCCGCTGTCCAACCTGGACGCCAAGCTGCGCGGACAGATGCGCACCGAGATCGCCCGGATGCAACGGCGACTTGGCACCACCACCATCTACGTGACCCACGACCAGACTGAGGCCATGACCCTCGGTGACCGCGTGGCGGTGCTGAAAAAGGGCCTCCTCCAACAGTGCGCCTCCCCGCGAGAGCTGTACGAACAGCCGGTCAACCTCTTCGTCGCCGGGTTCATCGGCTCGCCGCCGATGAACTTCCTTCCGGCCAAGGTCGAGGGCTCGACGCTGAAGCTCCCCTTCTGCGACGTCACGGTCACCGGCGACCTCGCCGAGAAGGTCAAGGGCAAGGACATCCTCATCGTCGGCGTTCGCCCGGAGTACTTCAAGGACGAGTCACTGGATGGCAGCAAGGGCGTCGACTTCACGGCAACGGTTGATGTCACCGAGTGGCTCGGCAACGAGCAGTACGCCTACATCCCGTTCGAGGCCGACCCGGCGGTCAAGGCAAAGCTAGACGATCTCGACCGTGAGCTGGACGGGGAGGGCATCCGCACCCAGATGGTCGTCAACCTCGATGCGCGGTCGCGGATCAAGGAGGGGGAGGAAGCCCGACTCACCTTCGATCCGGCCTTCATGCACGTCTTCGACCCGGAGTCCGGCGACTGTCTGACCCGCGACGACGCCAAGGCCGCAGCCATCGCCGAAGAGAGTGAGGTCGACCGCAAGAGCGCCCTGGAGCGGGCGAAGGTCAGGGAAGCGGCCAAGAGCAGCTGATTGGGCAAGGGCCGACCCATAGTCAGGGCGCCCGGCCGGCTCAGGAGGCTGTGATCTCGGCCAGGTGCGGCGGGTCGGGGCCCGGACATGAGACCGGGATCGCCGCGCAGGCAAGCGCGCGGTCCACCGCGGGTCGGACATCGCGCAGCGAGGCCAAGCGCAGTCGCTCACGTGACCGGACGCCGCCAAGCAGCCCGGCCTCCAGAAGGCCGGACAGCAGGCCTGCCATGAAGGAGTCCCCGGCCCCGACCGTGTCCACGACCGTGGCGACCGGCGCGTCGACGCTGGTGAGCTCAGCGGTGACCGTCAGCCCGATCACTGCGCCTAGGCCGCCGCGGGTCACCACCATTCCTGAACAGCGCCAGGCATCCTTGGCCGAACAAACGGTTACGTGGCGGTGACCAAACGCCCTCCGACAAGTGCC
It encodes the following:
- the ugpC gene encoding sn-glycerol-3-phosphate ABC transporter ATP-binding protein UgpC → MAKIELKNIVKKYGDGFPAVNDVSLDIADGEFMILVGPSGCGKSTLLRMVVGLEDITSGDVLIDGKRVNDLAPRDRHLSMVFQNYALYPHLTVFENIAFPLRLAKGEHSEEEIREKVNTASAMLELDEHLERKPANLSGGQRQRVAMGRAIVRAADGFLFDEPLSNLDAKLRGQMRTEIARMQRRLGTTTIYVTHDQTEAMTLGDRVAVLKKGLLQQCASPRELYEQPVNLFVAGFIGSPPMNFLPAKVEGSTLKLPFCDVTVTGDLAEKVKGKDILIVGVRPEYFKDESLDGSKGVDFTATVDVTEWLGNEQYAYIPFEADPAVKAKLDDLDRELDGEGIRTQMVVNLDARSRIKEGEEARLTFDPAFMHVFDPESGDCLTRDDAKAAAIAEESEVDRKSALERAKVREAAKSS
- a CDS encoding PfkB family carbohydrate kinase; protein product: MTRGGLGAVIGLTVTAELTSVDAPVATVVDTVGAGDSFMAGLLSGLLEAGLLGGVRSRERLRLASLRDVRPAVDRALACAAIPVSCPGPDPPHLAEITAS